A genome region from Manihot esculenta cultivar AM560-2 chromosome 5, M.esculenta_v8, whole genome shotgun sequence includes the following:
- the LOC110615220 gene encoding uncharacterized protein LOC110615220 yields MFWVWIEELSQSPEVIKALQGMASSSGETCMASKSKAIVPAYGTASLSQTVDSKDLSNLLKAVGLPKIQSSHGYNTGFYKWYLKLAFEFEIEVEHGFNNINPWEVIRKYYPENWYFTPKNILKPQDYYQSILEETGSVKVKHNFDKNHKEIIAYSSIQIKSVMHPKDWPAPSLYTEIAFKKLKRYSTSYNYFDYVDAWTNIFSIQNPTTTHSWLIYFDQQAIKTFTKFPNWFFIWWQSRGTTEDILSQELLHIYQYFKTNYRPPQNEKYIPPLMYFCINFFLPWVYQWYFDFQYVTDLNIPVIVKKHKIKWWGSFRNPTTEETVKQWIIKKAQFPETSYAGKLTMQGEPTFGAQKAQCQAMLAAAKTPEEYKLICQKMFNQLSSGASVKPEDKQSSSRESSVKSSSKSKIKKKVGRRKTKKQSSSEAESTASSSTSSSDKNSTSSHYDSNEDDCYGILPPVKIRSKTGKGKGKKTAKVKKEKEEKLKHKSKKKDTSSSSSDSE; encoded by the coding sequence ATGTTTTGGGTATGGATCGAAGAACTGAGCCAATCACCGGAAGTGATTAAAGCCCTTCAAGGTATGGCCTCCTCTTCAGGAGAAACATGTATGGCTTCTAAATCTAAAGCGATCGTACCCGCTTATGGTACGGctagtctgtctcaaacggtagacagtaaagacTTATCAAATCTGTTAAAGGCTgtgggtttgccaaaaatccaatcATCTCATGGGTATAACACTGGATTTTACAAATGGTATTTAAAACTTgcttttgaatttgaaattgaagttgaacacggttttaataatataaacccATGGGAAGTAATCAGAAAATATTATCCTGAGAATTGGTATTTCActccaaaaaatattttaaaacctcaggattattatcaaagtattttggaagaaactggaTCTGTTAAAGTCAagcataattttgataaaaatcataaagaaATAATAGCTTATTCTTCTATTCAAATAAAGAGTGTTATGCATCCTAAGGATTGGCCTGCGCCAAGTTTATATACTGAAAttgcatttaaaaaattaaaaagatattctacttcatataattattttgattatgttGATGCTTGgactaatatttttagtattcaAAATCCCACAACAACCCATTCAtggttaatttattttgatcaaCAAGCCATTAAAACTTTCACcaaatttccaaattggttTTTTATATGGTGGCAATCTAGAGGTACTACTGAAGATATTTTATCCCAGGAATTACTTCATATATATCAATATTTCAAAACTAATTATAGACCACCCCAGAATGAAAAGTATATACCACCTTTGATGTATTTTTGTATAAACTTCTTTTTACCTTGGGTATATCAATGGTATTTTGATTTTCAGTATGTGACAGACTTAAATATCCCTGTTATAGTAAAGAAGCACAAGATAAAATGGTGGGGATCTTTCAGAAACCCGACCACGGAAGAAACAGTAAAACAATGGATCATTAAAAAGGCCCAATTTCCTGAAACCTCATATGCTGGTAAATTGACAATGCAAGGAGAGCCCACATTTGGAGCCCAAAAGGCTCAATGCCAGGCCATGTTAGCCGCAGCTAAAACACCTGAAGAATATAAGCTGATTTGTCAGAAAATGTTCAATCAGCTTAGCTCGGGAGCATCAGTAAAACCGGAAGACAAACAATCTTCCAGCAGGGAATCATCAGTAAAATCCTCCagtaaatcaaaaataaaaaagaaagttgGCAGAAGAAAGACTAAAAAGCAGTCAAGCTCAGAGGCGGAGTCGACAGCGTCATCAAGTACGTCATCCTCCGATAAAAACTCGACATCTTCACACTATGACAGTAATGAAGACGATTGCTATGGAATTCTACCGCCAGTAAAAATCCGAagtaaaacaggcaaaggaaaagGTAAAAAGACGgcaaaagtaaaaaaggaaaaggaagaaaaattaaaacataagagTAAGAAAAAGGACACCTCATCGTCCTCGTCAGACTCAGAGTAA